TGTCCGATTTGTCCGAATTTGGCCATCCCGCCTCAGTTCAGGTGGCGAGGAATGCTCGCCGAGGTGGTTCGAGTGTGGAATCGCTGTCCGTCGAGGTAAGCGACGAGTTCGTTGGTGACGAGGAAGTTGTCCTCATCACCGCGCATCGTCGACCGGGAGCGCAGTTCGACGTCCCATCCCGCATCGGCTGATGCGGTCGCGGCGGCCTGCGCGTGGTTCGCACCGATTTCGAGGGCCGGGCGTCGGTAGATGATCGTTCTTTCACACGTCGCCACAGGAGACAGTGCATCGGTCTCACTGCGTGAGTAGGAGTCGCGTTCATTCGTGTAGTAGAAGAGGCCGTCGCTGAGGTCGGTCTGCCAATCCTCGGTCACCGTCGTCACCGTGGCGCTGCGGCCGACGAGATCCCAGTCGAGCTCACGCGTCATCGGGGCACCGTCGGCGTCAATGACCGACACCGGTGGGGTCGGCGGGGTGCCCAGCTGTGCGGTCACCTCGGCGGAGATGCGGGCGTCGTCGTCCTCGGACGTGACAGTGCGGATGGGCAGTGTCAGCTCAGGGGTGGAGTCGACGGTGATGAGTGTGGTCTCCGGTGAGGGCCAGAGGTTGGGCCAGAAGCTCGCGGAGATGCTCAGGCGCAGCCGATGCCCGGGGGCGAACCGGTGTGCCGTGGCCAGCAGCGGGAAATCGACGTCGACGGGAGTTCCCGGCGTGAGCGCCTCGGGGTGTTCATGGCTCGAATGATGGGTGAGGTTGAACAGTCCGAGCGTCACGAGGCGTGAGCTGCCGTCAGGAGCGACATCGCACAGACGTGCTGCGATGACTCCTCGATCGTGATCGGAGGTGAGCGTCGCTCGCACGGTCGGTGTGCCGACGATCTCCAGACCGTTCTCGAGAGTCCAGTCGCAGGTGTAGGACCGGGCATCGTCGGCGGCCTGGTCTCCCGCCATCCCGGCGGCTTCGCCGAACTGCAGCCAGCTTTCTCCCTGGAAGCCCAACAGCGCAGTGGAATCGAGCGGAGCTAGGTCGGAGATGTGCGCCTCATCGGCGGGCATCACCGTGTCCGTGATCTGCGGGCTCGGCCAGGTCGCCTCGGCGATCCATCGTCCGGGGCGGTGCTCACGGTCGGAGTAGATGGGGGTGCTGTCGGGAACATAGGCGCGCAGCTGCGGCTGTTCGTCAACACCGTTGTCGATCCCGCTCATCCACTTGTCCCACCACCGGAGGGCTTCGGAGATGAAGTCGATGCCGGGGCCAGGAGCGGCCTGGTGGGGATAGTTATGCGCCCAGGGGCCCAGCAGAGCATGAACTGCCGGGGAATCGGGGTCGGTGCTCCGGCGACGATTCGCGTTGTCCATGAGGCGGAAGAGGGTGGTCCGGTATTCGTCGAGCAGTCCGCCGACGGCCAGCACGGGGACCTCGATGGCGTCCGGTGTCTCGCACACGGAAGCGTGTTTCCAGTAGTCGTCGCGCCGCTGGTGTCCGAGCCAGTCCTCGATGTTCACCGGGGCTTCGTCGATACGCCGCCTCCAGTCGTCTTTCCAGCCGTCACCCATGATCGCGGGGTCCTGTGGGCGAGCGTTGTAGGCCCACATCGTCGAGGCCCAGGAGAGCATCTGGTCACCGACGATGGTTCCGCCGTTGTAGTGGACGTCGTCGGCATAGCGGTCGTCGGTGGAGCAGATGGTGATGACGGCGGCGAGTTCCGGTGGCTGCAGGGCAGCAAGCTGCAGGCCGTTGAATCCGCCCCACGACTTGCCGATGACGCCGACCTTGCCGCTGCACCAGTCTTGCGCGGCGATCCACTTGAGCACCTGCAGTCCGTCGTCGAGTTCTGTTGCCGAGTACTCATCGGTCATGACACCGGTCGAGTCTCCGCAGCCGCGAAGATCGACACGGACACTGGCATAGCCAGCGCGGGCGAACTCAGGGTGGATCGTGTCATCGCGACCGGCGGTCATGTCGTTCTTGCGGTAGGGAATGTACTCAAGAACAGCGGGAACCGCTTCGTCACCGAGATCTTCCGGCAACCAGACCCGAGCCGCGAGTTCGACCCCATCGCTCAGGGGGATGCGAGTGTGTTTGATGATGCGCACCGGTCGGGGATCGTTGCGGTAACGGTCGGCCGGGGCCGGTGAAGAAGTGGGGGTGCCGTCGGGAAGTGCGGAGTTCTCAGTATTCGATGACATGGGCATCTACACTAACAAAGCACCTGCATGGCCATTCAGTTACCCCGTCATCTGAGATCTCAATGCAGGTGAGACGTGCGGCTCCTTGAGATCGCCGCCCCCACCCGCGGCTATTATTGGGACCATCACCATGTGACCTGACAGAGGAAGTAGGACTGCCATGGCCAAGCTGACGAAGATGGTATCGGCCATCGGTTCTCTCAAGGACCTCAACTCCGCCCGCGCCGAGTTCGATGACACGTCGAAGACCATTCCTGCCGAGACGGCTTTCCCACCCGCGGACATCCGCCCAGATGCGGACGATTCCCGCACCCTCATGCTTCGGGTGACGAACCCCGCAAACCTCGCCGAGGCAGCCCCACAGTCACCGAGCCAAGGTGACACGTTCGCTGTCATTCATGTTCCTGCCGCCGTCGAATTCGCCGCCGTTCTCGTGTTCAATCCGTCGACGCAGGTCGAATCGGGTCAGACGTTCGGCACGATCGCCGATGACGGTGGATGGCCGGTCGTCGTGGCCATGGCCGAGGAGTTCCTCGGTATCCGCATCGATCACATTGCACAGCTGGAATCGGAAGCGCTGGATCGAGTCATCGACGAGCTCGGCGGTCTGCAGGTCTATAGCCGCGCTGCGTTCAACGCCGGCGGCACCGGCTTCGTCGAGGGGACGAACAATCTCGACGGCGCAACATCGTCGATCTTCACTGCGGTGGATCCGGTCGATGATGCCGGCCAGACACGGACCCGCAACCAGCGTGCGGTCATGCGTGCGCTCGTTCAGGGACTCAAGTCAGGCGGGCTGGTCAAAGATCCGAACAAGGGCGCCGCCGTGCTCGGCCATTTCGCGTCGGGCATTCAGCACAATGCAGAGCTGTCTACGGGTGAACTCGTCAAGATCGCCAATGGCCTCCGCACCCTGCAGACGGACGACATCGCGGTCGTCACCGTACCAACGAACTCTCGCCGCGAAGACGACGGCACAGTCATCATCGACTTCGACCCCGAGGCGGTTCGGGCGCTCAAGAACGCTTTGACCAGCAACGACCTTGCAGATTTCTTCCGCTATCTCGTCTCCCTCGGGTACTGAGAGAACACGTCGATCTATCCGCGCAGAGCCTCCCCTGGTATAGCCGCCGCACTGGTCGTCGCATAACCCAGGTCGAGGGATCCTCGTCGCTCCCAGTATTCAGTTGCAGAATCCAAGATAGTGATGAAGCACCGAGAGGCTCTGCACCATGACTCTGTGGTCACCGTGCGCAGAGACCGGACTCCCAGACTGACGCGATCGCCCGGATGAAGCCCGAACACAGCCCAGTAGCTGGTGTCTGAATCGAATCCGATCTTGTGAGCAACAAGAGTCTCCCCATTCACCTCGACCTCAAAGCGCATATAGTCAGTGCCCCTTGAGTTGACGTAATTGCTGCGCAGGCTGAATGTGAGGACACTGGAACTCTCGTCCGACCAAGTCACGACTCGCCTGGCGAATGCACCTGCTCCAAGCGCTTCGGCCGGAATCTTAATTTCGCCCCGCGGGCAGTCGACTGACTGGCTGTTGGATTCCATCGACAGCGGCCCGGCCGACAGCGGATGGTCATGGTTATCCCCGGCTCGTCCTATCCAGGGTGGAGCCGCGGCTGCTTGAAACTTTGCCTCGGTGAGCGACTCTCGAAGAACAATGTTTTGCTTGTAGAGATTGCTCTTATTGTTGATTCCAGGAAAATTGAGCTCGGGCCAGTTGCGGTCAATGAGCTCGGTAAACATGATCCCGGACCGTCGTTCGTCCTCAGGTCCGGCGAGCCCGAGTTCGACGATGGCTCGCATGTTCATTGGCGAGATCGAGTCGAAAGCCGGGTCGGTTTCGTTGTAGATCTCGGCCAGCCATCGCCCCATCCGGATCTCCCAATAGAACATGTCCGAGGCAACGAAGTCGTGCAGCGCATCCGGGTAGCCGAACTGCGACAGTGTCGCATCGAGCTTCGTCTGATAGTCCTTGATCTCTTCTTCGTCGAGGTTCACGCTCTTCAGGCGTGAGTACATGAGGCCTTGGACCAGGTCGATCGGGTCCCTCCTCTTGGTCGATCCGTAGTACGAACGGATCGTCTCTTGAGTGTTGCCTCTGAAATGCAGCCCAGTGCTATTTCCGAATTTCTCGACATATCGGGCAACGAGCCATCGACCGTGTTCGACAAGAGAGTTCTTGTCAGCAATGGCCTTGTCTTCTTCGGTGAATCTTGCGCCTTCTCCATGCACGATCGGCACGTGATTGACGTGAGCAAGTGCCAGTACTTGCCGAGAGAGGTCACGATCCATCTGCATGGCCTGCGCCCAATTGCCGGTCCCATTGTTGGTGAAATAGGTAAATGCGTCGACTTTGTCTCTGTGCTCACGCAGTGCGGCAAGTACCACTCGGGAGTCCAGTCCACCGGACAAAGAGACAATGAACCGATCAGTCACCTGCGACAGTGCTCGGATCTGACTACCCCACAGGTAATTGATCTCTTCAATACGGTCAGAAACCGACAAATTCGCGAAGCGGTTTTCACCTCGGGGGAAATACCGATGGACTGCGCGCACGTCAAGATCGAGATAGTGGTTCGGCAGCAAAGCTCGAATCCGCGAGTATGGTGTCTCGTCCCACGCGAACGACAGCGGCAGAAGCGCCCATGACCGATCTCTCTTAAGAGCTTCGTGTTCGCGCCTCTCGTCACCAATAACATTCCCAAGCAAATGTGCGTGCGAACTGAACGTCGGGCTCTCCTGGTCGTAGTAAACGCTTCGAGTCCCGTGGGCGTCGTGAAAGACCCGGACTTGACCATCCACTTCCACAAGGATGACGTAGCGACCGCCGACGCGATCGAGCGCATCGAGGAATCGTCTTTCACTTGCCCCCAACTCGATGCCCAACATCTCGGCAACGACCTGTAAATCGGCAGATGGCGCTGTCTCGGACTCCCGTGGAGGGACGAATGCGGCAACACCATATATGAGGAGTTCGACCGATCGCGACCGGAATATGCCGGGCGTGTATTCACTATCGAACCAGAAACTGAGGTCTCCAAAACGGACGTGCCCGAAATGTGGAAGAAACTCACATAATTTCGAGTTTCTAGTTGATATTCGGAGCCCGACGAACCCCCGGGGATATAAACGCATCTTTGAGGACATAGGCCAAATATAGGCATATGTCACTGGCGCGCTGTCCGGGCCGGCCAATTCTAAAAGTCCATCAGATGAATTCTCGACAGTTCTTCATGATCGCGCCGAAGAAGAGTCACTCACCCAAGGGAACGAAATGAAATAGCCCTGCGCGCCGCACGCGGTTCGGCCGCAGGATGACGCCGGCTACCAAAACCAGACTAGGTCGGGACGATGGACCAGACACCACACGCGGCAATCACTTCAATCCCTGCGTTCATGTAAAATCTACGCTGGGTTCACCTACAACGACAGTGAACCCGAGGGTACGTCGCGAGGAATGCATGATCGAAACAGAACCAATGCTCACCGTGGTGTTTGAGGCTCCCGAAACTCTGGACAGAGAATCGACAACCTATCGCAGACTCATTGCCGCACGCCTGCACTGGGACGCTGAGTTCGAACTGCGCATCGTAGACCACGCACTCTCCACCAAAGACATCATCGACATCTGTTCGAGGCTCTCCAGCAAGTACGTCGTCTTCATGCGGCACAATCATCAGATTTCGGCAGATTACCTCCAAACGCTGCTCAAGTACCTGTCCACTCGAACTGTGTTTCTCGCAGAACCCTACTTGTTCACCGGCGCAGTTCCGAAGAATCCCAGTAGCACCCTGGTCGACGCCAACTACCATTACTCTCGCGACACTGACATTTACGGGGTGGCTTTCAATACTCAGCGACTTGCGGATGCGTTGGAAGCCATAGGAGACCTGGATCGAACCGGCCTGTACATCGGCTACAGACTGTATTGGTCGATCAATAGCGTCAAACCTCTGGAGACTGGTTACTCCGTTGCTTCAGATACGAAGGCGGCGATTGGCCTGCAACTCGACGCCGAAACCAAGCGTCTCGTACCGAATCTGCCGAATCTCTCAATTGAATTGCGCGTGCGTGTCCTTAGATACCTCGTGCTCTATCTTCGCGGATTACGTGAGTGCAATCGGACCAATGTCTCAATCCCCTATCTGCGCGATGTCGTGAGCACCTATCAGTTGAACGACATCGTCAACTATGCCGAACACATGCATTCCTTCGAGTGCGTATGGATCTCATGGTTAGCAGAACCGGAGACGAACGAGAAACTCTTCAAAGAAATGTCAGCTGAAGACTCGTACATCTCGTTTCGAGACCCGGGGCAGGTCGAGCCTGGAGACACCGTGCTGCACGTAATTCAGTTCAGCGATCGCGAGCTCACGATTAGCAAAGTCTATCGTCCGCGCGACGAACGACCCGAGCTGAACGATCCATCACATTTTGACTTTTATCAGAGTCCCGTCACTCCACAATCAAAGATTCTCTTCTTTGATCGACCGATGCAGGCAGACGACAACGCCGAATACTTGTACGCCCACTTCGTCGAGCAATACCCAGAATTCAAAAACGTCTACTTCGCCCTGAACCCGAAGAGTCCCGACTGGGACCGTCTCACAGAGCGCGGCTTCAAGCTCATCCCATTCTTCACCAAAGAATTCTACGAGACGTTCCTCCGTAGCGACCTCGTGGTCGCTTCCCAGATCTATAACCTTCGCTACAAGGGCAAGACGCTTTCAAACTCGCGATTCGTCTATCTTCAACACGGCGTGCAGATCAACGATATGTCCACCTGGGTGGAGTCGAAGCTGTACGACATCTTTGTCGCAACTGGCAAAGTCGAAGCCGACTACCTCAAGAAGGTCGCCCCAAGAGAAACCCTCAACTCGGGATTGCCCCGTCTGCAGACGCTTGACAAAGCAGCCGACCGCTCCAACGACCTATTGTTCATGCCCACTTGGCGCTTCAATCTCCACCAGGTGTCTCCGGAGTCATTCCGAAAATCGAACTACTTCCGCGCGGTCAACGCTATACTCACCGATCGCGATCTCATCGATTACCTCGAACGCACCGACAGACGCCTCCGGGTGAAGCTGCACCCGAATATCGGAAAGAGAGCCAACCTCTTCACGTTCTCGCCCCGAGTCGTCGAATCGCATGAAAGCTACAGGGAAGCGATATCAGCAGCCGAATTCGTATTCACCGATTACAGTTCCGCAGTCCTCGACGCTGCATATATCGATACCCCAATCGCCTACTTTCAGTGGGACTCCGAAGAGTTCTTCCGCGAACAACCGTATGAAGGACGTTTGGACTATCGGGACGAAGGTCTCGGGCCAGTATTCCTATCGCACCAAGAAATCGTCGACCATATCGTTTCCGGCAGTTACCTCACCCCTGACTCACTGTATTCAAAACGCAAACAGAGCTTCTTCGCAGGTGTGCAGACCGAAAACATCAATGACACAATCATCGAGAGGATGCTCAAACTATGAGGCGGGCAATCGCCAGAATCGGCAAATCACTCTCGTCTTCGGTCAAGGGCTATGCATATGCACCTGCCCTCAGGAATGCCGCGCGCAAAGTCCTCACTTCTGAACGAGCTGATCCAATTCGCACCGCAATGGAAAAGCGAGGTCTCGCTGGCCACATAAATCGCTACACTTCGGAGACACTCCCGACAGGACAGTTCTTTGCGAAGCTGACAATCAACGATTGGGAACGATTCAACGGACAGTCCTTCCGGCTTCGCCAGGGCGATCGAGTGGTGTACGGAAACGAGATCGAACCGCCCGCAAAAGGTTTCCCGTTGGAGTATCGCAACTTCGTGGTCACCTCCTCTAATAAAGCAGATTTCCAACTGGATATCGATAGCGGATACACACTGCAGATCGGCCACGGCACTTTTTCCACCCCGCAACAAAGGGAATACGATAAGAAGTACGGTGTCCGCCAGCACGGGAACGTCTTCTATTCACTCAGAGGCAATACCACATCGCCGTCCAAGGTCATCGTGACCTTCCCCGGTTTCGGCCCGTCCACCTCTCGAATTTCCTATGCAGTGAGCTATCTGAAAGATCTCACAGACAGTGAGCTCGCGGACACGCTTATGATCTGTTTCCAAGATCGCTATCTCGCCGCCGGGTCCTATATGCTAGTTGACAGCGCTGGGCGGTCGGTCATCGACGAAGTTAACGCTGTCATAGACGGCTATATGCAGAAACACGACATCGACGACAGCCAAATGCTGATGTTCGGTGCCTCTAAGGGCGGGAGCATCGCGGTTCAGTACGCGGATCGCTTCCCGAAGGCTCAGCTCCTCTTGGCTGTGCCTCAGATGCACCTTCGCTACTATCTGAACAAGCCATTCTTTCGTGACAATCTATTCAAGCAAGATGGGCTCCACGACGTTCCTCAACCCGAGACTCTGCTTCGGAAATACTTTTCGGAGGGCAGAACAGTCCACTACTTCTATACGCTCGAAGATGAGCAGAGTAATTTCTCGCTGATTGAAACCATTGCCGATGTCGAAAACCTGACCAAGTATCGTTTCGACGGCAAACATGGTGACGTAGCCAGGAAGGCCCTGCCAACGATGATGGGAATCATCCGTCGGTTCCTTCGCGACAAGGACGACAGTCACAAGCTACCTGTACTATCCGACAGGATCTTCCTTGGTGAGCATAGCGTCGGCTATCAAGCTCGCATAGACGACGAACAAGCCACACATCTTCCTGCGAATTGGTACCTCCAGGGCCGGCTTGGACGAACCCGCTTCATGCAGAACTTGACCGACCACCATTATCCGTTTATCAAGTACACCAACGACAAACAACGTCTTTCACCTGATATTGATTACCTTGCCGCAATCGACAGCATTGTCGCCCTTGACCGTGACGGCAGAAAGTGGGAAGGGGATGTTTCGGGCTTCAATGAGCTTCCCACTGATTCCCCAGGATATATAGCCACCGCTGTTCCAAAGTTGCAGGTGGAAACCAGCGGACCGCATGAACATACAATCGTTTCGCACGACAAAGTCGCTAGTATTCATTACGTTTCGCGCCGAGGGCTCGGAAGTGACGACTGCATTGAAGTCCATATTGTCGAGGACCTGAACTACTTCGATCTCAATGGAGCCTGTCGTGAAACGACCGCTCGCTTCGTCGCAGCGGTGGAGACTACTCAGGTAGACGAACTCGTCGAACTCTTTGTCAGTCGTCTTCACATCGTCTCAGCTTGCGAATCTGTGGCGATACGTTACGACCCCAGCTATTCGGAATTGCTGAGTTCGGGACTTTTCACATCATCAAGTCAGTTTGACGACAGCGATGCATCGCTGTCGTCAACTAGGCACTGAGAATCGAAGCTACTGTGGAAGGAATCTGGGCGCTTCGACAATCCGGATAGGCGAATCATCTCGGCGAGATGCGCCTTTTCGACTCTATCATCCGGCAATCACGGAAATCTCTTCGACGATCGACATGTAGTCCTCCTTTCGAAAATGGAAGGGCTGCGGACCCCACTTGTGATTCCTGTCGATCCGAAGCTCACGGCTCTCCCTCATCACTGACGACGCTGTCAATGATCGTGCCTCTTTACGATACCGGAGGTAGTCACTATTGGCTGAAAGAGCACGGTCGGCATACTCTTCTGCCTCAGTCGGTTTGATGTTGCGCATGCTCTGCCATGCATCGGCGAGGCCGCGGCCTCGCGAAAGTTCCCTACCTGCCTCGCGTGAACCTCTCTGGAGTCGACGCCATTGCCGCCCTGCCTTGGCGAATCCGTCGTTCTGCGGGTGCTGGGCTCCGTCGACAGCTCCAGCCCATTCGATATCGAGGAGGATCGTCTTCTCCCATAGACCTGCGCCTTTGAGCTCCTGGATGAGCATCGCGAAGCCCGTATTCCACCAAGCGAAGTGCTCATCGGTGCCGAACTCGATCAACCGAGCCCCATTGCGACGTGCCGCCCGAGCTGCGCCACAGGACTCCACCTCAATCGAGTTGGTCATGGTCGTGCCGTCGGGGAACTTCCAGAATCCTCGTCTTTCATCGACCAGATCGATAAGGACGACGTCCAGATTGTCTGCATTCTTGACGATTCTCTCAATACCGCTCCCTTTGAGGTCGCTGGTGACCATTCGCTTCTGGAAAGCGGAGGTCAGATCGCTGAGATCGATTCCAGCTGTCCCGTGCGGAGACTCCAAGCTTGTCACCGAGTGCCTGGCCACGTATGCGACGACCTCAGCTTCGGGCATGAATTCTGCTGTATCACGGCTCACACAGGAGCCGAATATTGCAATTCTCATCGGTTCGAATCCTGGTGAACGACATGAGAATCATCTTCCTGCCGCAAGCGCTGCCGCTCCTCGTAGCGTTCATCCGCGATCTGGCGCGCGCGAGAGGCCAGTCTGCGGCCGGTGAAGTCACCGGCCGCAGCAACCGACGAGGCACGGTCACTCGGGTTCGCGGCCCTCAGAACGACTCGTTTCTTACTGGGGTTCAGTCGCAACGGCGGGGCATCGGTGATTCGCGGTGCACTCACTGCCTGAGATGCAGGTTTGGGCAACGCTGGGAACTTGGCTTTCGGGATCTCACCGTCAAAGGATTTCGGCCAGACCTGTTCTTCGGCGGCAGCCAACATCGGTGCCGGAGTCTCTTCGACTTCTTCGACCGTGTCCTGTCGCTTCACATGGCGTGCCGAAGTGACCTTCTTGGACGGGCGTGCTGCATGACGTGGGATAGGGTTCTTGATGAGCTCGGGCTCGAGGATGTTGATCTCCTCTTTGACCGCGTTGCCCACGACATCGGCGAGTAGCTTGTCAGCGATGTCTTCCTTGCCTTTTGCGACGTTCCACGCCCACCACCGGTATTTCTCTGCAACGGCCTCGGCGGGGCCGTTCATAAGGATCTCTCCTCTGTGCATCCAGACTGCTCGGGTGCAGAGTTCCTGAATCACTTTGGCAGCGTGATTGACCAGCAGAACCGTCCCTGCTTCAGCGAGAAGCTCATCCATCGCACGTTCACTGCGTTCAGCGAATGTTGCGTCGCCGGTCGACAGTGCTTCGTCGATGAGCAGAATCTTCGGTCTCGCAGCCAGGGCGATGGCAAATCGAAGCCTGGCGCCCATGCCGGAAGAATAGGTTCCCATCGGCCGGTGAATCGCCGAGCCCAATGCCGAAAGCTCAACGACATAGTCAAACGCTTCGGCCGCTTCCTCGGGAGACAAACCCATCGCCAGACATCCGAGGCGAACGTTCTCACTTCCCGACAGCGCTGGCTGCAGCGCAGCGCTGACCCCAAGCAGAAGCGGCTGGTAACGAACGAGGATGCGGCCGCGATCCGGTTGCTCGACGCCGGCGACATTCCGCAGGAACGTCGACTTGCCAGAGCCGTTGGCTCCGACGATTCCCACCATCTCGCCTTCGCGGGCAACGAAGTTGACTCCACGCAGTGCTCGCACGGTGGTCTGGCCTTGCCGCCCGACGATTTTGTTCGTCAGGCGTCGGATTCCAGTTGCCTTGCTACCTGGATCGTTGGTGTTGACGGTGTATCGGACTTGGACGTTCTCGGCGATGATAGTGGGGTCCTGAACCTCAGAGTCGGCCATAGTTCTCCTCCCCTCTCCAGAAGAACAGGAAACCGACGATGAGCAGACCGAAGGCCCAGACTGTGCCGACGATCCACATCTTCGGATCCGAATCGACTCCGTAGAGTAGTGAATCGCGCACCAGCGTGAGATAAGCATGCATGGGGTTGTACTGCATTGCCTCCAAGAGTGCCGGGTGATTCCCCAAACGGTCTTCGATTGAGAAGAACACTCCCGAGCCGTAGAGCCAGAATCGGCTGACAATCGACATGAAGTTCGTGAGGTCCGGGATCTTGTGGCCAAGACGCGCGAGGAAGCAGGCGAGACCGACGTTGAAGATCGTCTGCAAAATTATGACGGGAATGACGAGGAAGACACGCCAGGTGATGACTTCTAGCGGAGGCACGATTGCCAGCACGATGACCATGACGAGCAACGTCGGCATGAAGTCAAGGAAATTGCGGACAACAGTGGAGATCGGGAGTGCGGCACGGGGGAATTGGAATCCCTTGATCATCGACGCGCCCGAGCGGATCGCCCCGGTTCCGCCGGTCATGCACTTGCCGGTGTACCCGAAGAAGAACACTCCGACGACGAGGAACCCGAGGAAGTTCGGAACACCTCGAGAGGTCTGCAGAATGAATCCGAAGATGAACCAGAACGCGAGCACCGAAAGCAGCGGATTGAGGAAGAGCCAGCCGTAGCCGAGAAGGTTCTTCCTCGTCGACCCGCTCATCTTGGCTCGGGACTCGGCGATGATGAAGTGCCGGCGGTTCCACAGCGCGGCGAGGTAGCTGCTCAGACTCGTCCGTCGACCGACGGGTACGAGGCCTTCGCTCGACACGGACGGGATCGAACTCAGCCCGAGGGGGTTCGTCGTCTCACTCATCGCGCATCACTCCCCACGAGTTGAGAATAGACCTGCCCATATCGTCGTCCGATTTCCTTCCACCTGCGAGTTGCAAGAACGTGTGCTCGTCCATTGTCTCCGAACCTTGCCCTCGCTGTGTCATCGGCCGCGAGCTCGGACAGCAGTTCCGCGAGTTTCAGCGGATTCTCCGGCGGTGTCGACACACCTGCACTGTCCGGCACCAATTCGCGCAGTGCCGGCAGATCGGAGATCACCACGGGTCGGGCAAGGCCCATCGCTTCGATCGGTTTGATCGGAGTGACCAAACGACAGACCGGTTCGTCCTTCCGCGGCACGACGATGGCATCGAGCGCGAGTTGGTACTCAATGGCTTGGGATTGGGAGACTCGGCCTGTGAACACTGCGTTCTCTCCCAGGACCGCGGCGCGTT
Above is a window of Brevibacterium siliguriense DNA encoding:
- a CDS encoding ABC transporter ATP-binding protein; amino-acid sequence: MADSEVQDPTIIAENVQVRYTVNTNDPGSKATGIRRLTNKIVGRQGQTTVRALRGVNFVAREGEMVGIVGANGSGKSTFLRNVAGVEQPDRGRILVRYQPLLLGVSAALQPALSGSENVRLGCLAMGLSPEEAAEAFDYVVELSALGSAIHRPMGTYSSGMGARLRFAIALAARPKILLIDEALSTGDATFAERSERAMDELLAEAGTVLLVNHAAKVIQELCTRAVWMHRGEILMNGPAEAVAEKYRWWAWNVAKGKEDIADKLLADVVGNAVKEEINILEPELIKNPIPRHAARPSKKVTSARHVKRQDTVEEVEETPAPMLAAAEEQVWPKSFDGEIPKAKFPALPKPASQAVSAPRITDAPPLRLNPSKKRVVLRAANPSDRASSVAAAGDFTGRRLASRARQIADERYEERQRLRQEDDSHVVHQDSNR
- a CDS encoding ABC transporter permease, producing MSETTNPLGLSSIPSVSSEGLVPVGRRTSLSSYLAALWNRRHFIIAESRAKMSGSTRKNLLGYGWLFLNPLLSVLAFWFIFGFILQTSRGVPNFLGFLVVGVFFFGYTGKCMTGGTGAIRSGASMIKGFQFPRAALPISTVVRNFLDFMPTLLVMVIVLAIVPPLEVITWRVFLVIPVIILQTIFNVGLACFLARLGHKIPDLTNFMSIVSRFWLYGSGVFFSIEDRLGNHPALLEAMQYNPMHAYLTLVRDSLLYGVDSDPKMWIVGTVWAFGLLIVGFLFFWRGEENYGRL